From a single Fusarium fujikuroi IMI 58289 draft genome, chromosome FFUJ_chr03 genomic region:
- a CDS encoding related to ZFR1 regulator of fumonisin biosynthesis has translation MAENPSPDERVAIDDLTPEEANRIIHSHRKVRYGTACWPCRQRKVKCDNKQPCENCVKREHPRLCSYKPNRSSTSKPSGSGAPSEASQGIASRKRALSFSEAPRDEGVRKVERQDSWPRTLASIDEPEVAADRYVGQNSIPALLREQSSPVHKGDGLDIRQDMRSILGLDTSAPFPLMSSHHLQKLTQDISTELPSDREVMKLFRTYKEIPQPFWGFVMDIDDLEAKLMTYLEDRSRNATSGSKSTKPVTASWLAILFAVLAVGSQYHESPYHIRTRDSQRFIQISFHFLRLGNFLLRPSFDSIQALLLTCFVLLNDMKAEASWALMGLTCRLAQSLGLHRTPRNESRDCTPPNTQAKEMVRRRLWWSVVWHDTLTSLSFDRSPMTNFPCCPIPVMAPTPNGNYSYLETMYHLMEIISRRLNPDDMMSASYSQIIDDCEAVETLRSRTAPQLRNKEICKTALDRLQHYAIRLHTSFVISVACRPALRKDSEFEPEQRKTLADRCKDNLTETVRMFLAMHQLSSIPTRSWAFTYHGLSSALLLGILCETKTDPEVRQLQGDLIAALSATAAKDVSSPEPHVMTTDKDIELSGPLYRALTALKNIYDHGSIVPSHLKKEGDASAAGSGSRTPLNPFGNPGQLPGNGNSMFRNVSQSADPREDAALAMAEMQNGGASIQDFPGLAYGQQMPNGSLNLDSMNAMNVDPTQYMAPMDLYESIWGESPDPWNTGMDSLNFDFLAQPPPGQPQQQFYF, from the exons ATGGCTGAGAACCCTAGTCCAGATGAGCGGGTAGCCATTGATGACCTGACCCCAGAGGAGGCCAATCGAATCATACATTCCCATCGCAAGGTTCGCTACG GTACTGCCTGTTGGCCCTGTCGCCAGAGAAAAGTCAAGTGCGACAATAAACAACCTTGTGAGAACTGTGTCAAGAGAGAGCATCCAAGACTATGTTCCTATAAGCCCAACcgctcatcaacctcaaagccATCAGGCTCTGGTGCGCCTTCAGAAGCAAGTCAAGGCATCGCCAGTCGCAAGAGGGCACTCTCATTCTCAGAGGCTCCTCGCGACGAGGGAGTGCGCAAGGTTGAGCGGCAGGACAGTTGGCCGCGCACCCTTG CAAGCATCGACGAACCCGAAGTTGCAGCAGACCGTTACGTTGGGCAGAACAGTATTCCTGCTCTACTGCGCGAGCAGTCTTCACCCGTTCACAAAGGCGACGGTCTTGACATTCGACAAGACATGAGGTCCATTCTCGGCTTGGACACATCGGCGCCCTTCCCGCTGATGTCGTCGCATCATCTTCAGAAATTGACACAGGATATATCAACTGAATTGCCTTCCGACCGCGAGGTTATGAA GCTGTTCCGCACCTACAAGGAAATACCTCAGCCTTTTTGGGGATTCGTTATGGACATTGACGACCTCGAGGCCAAACTCATGACTTACCTAGAAGATCGTTCGCGAAATGCGACAAGCGGCAGCAAATCCACCAAACCCGTTACagcatcatggctggcaaTACTCTTTGCCGTTTTGGCCGTCGGATCACAGTACCACGAATCGCCATACCATATCCGCACCCGAGACTCTCAGCGCTTCATTCAGATATCATTTCACTTCCTTCGACTGGGCAACTTTCTTCTTCG ACCTTCCTTTGACTCCatccaagctcttcttctaACGTGTTTCGTTCTTTTGAATGATATGAAGGCCGAGGCATCATGGGCGCTGATGGGATTGACCTGTCGTCTTGCCCAGTCGCTCGGTCTACACAGAACACCACGTAACGAAAGCCGTGACTGTACACCACCAAACACCCAAGCGAAAGAAATGGTGCGAAGAAGATTATGGTGGAGCGTTGTATGGCATGACACTTTGACGTCGCTTTCCTTTGACAG ATCTCCAATGACCAACTTCCCCTGCTGTCCGATCCCCGTCATGGCGCCAACACCAAACGGCAACTACTCATACCTCGAAACAATGTACCATCTCATGGAAATCATTTCTCGTCGTCTAAACCCTGACGACATGATGAGTGCCTCGTACTCTCAAATCATCGACGACTGCGAAGCCGTAGAGACTCTTCGAAGCCGCACAGCACCACAATTACGAAACAAAGAAATTTGCAAGACTGCCCTCGATCGTCTGCAACACTATGCAATCCGCCTTCACACATCATTTGTCATCTCCGTCGCATGTCGTCCAGCACTCCGAAAAGACAGCGAATTCGAACCTGAGCAACGGAAGACGCTAGCAGATCGGTGCAAAGACAACCTAACCGAAACCGTCAGGATGTTCCTCGCCATGCACCAGCTCTCCTCCATCCCAACCCGAAGCTGGGCTTTCACGTACCACGGCCTATCATCAGCTCTGCTCCTCGGCATACTATGCGAGACAAAGACGGACCCAGAGGTTCGACAGTTACAAGGGGACCTGATCGCTGCCCTCTCCGCCACTGCTGCCAAGGACGTTAGCTCCCCCGAGCCGCATGTCATGACCACCGACAAGGACATTGAGCTCTCCGGCCCACTGTACCGCGCCCTCACGGCCCTCAAGAACATTTACGACCATGGCTCTATTGTCCCGTCAcatctcaagaaggaaggCGACGCCTCTGCCGCCGGCAGCGGGAGCCGGACGCCCCTTAACCCCTTTGGAAACCCAGGCCAACTTCCCGGCAATGGCAATTCAATGTTTCGCAACGTTTCCCAGAGCGCGGACCCAAGAGAGGACGCAGCGCTTGCCATGGCCGAGATGCAAAACGGAGGAGCTTCGATCCAAGACTTTCCAGG TCTTGCATACGGTCAGCAGATGCCAAACGGAAGCCTGAATCTTGACAGCATGAACGCCATGAATGTCGATCCTACGCAATACATGGCTCCCATGGACCTCTACGAATCTATCTGGGGCG AATCGCCGGACCCGTGGAACACGGGAATGGATTCTTTGAACTTTGACTTCCTAGCCCAGCCACCTCCAGGCCAGCCCCAGCAGCAGTTTTACTTTTGA
- a CDS encoding probable extragenic suppressor of the bimD6 mutation, which translates to MDPAAGPAAPHEPPYQYTANQGYQQTEEIPRELQTQKDDGALLEQEDDNDFDDIFEEDFDDNEWSADAGDLTKSYNRQRNADGAAAPRSNQQKPTANTFASVDDQVSALSKHAAKLRLDTVKQDVEKDKDKADRATSEQVLDQRTRMILLQMINRGFVSEVHGAISTGKEANVYGAVLHDDQTGEATQRAIKVYKTAILSFKDRERYITGEHRFKGGFDKGNNRKMVKLWAEKEFRNLRRIYTAGIPCPEPISLKLHVLVMGFLGDRKGWAYPRLRDATLTGDDVDQQWYKLYVQLLGIMRRIYQVCRLVHADLSEYNILYHKEKLYIIDVSQSVEPDHPRSLEFLRMDIKNVGDFFRRKGVDTLADRAIFNFITTPEGPVEEPEMAKAIETLYETRADTSEDQAAQIEVDNEVFRNQYIPQTLEQVYDIEKDAQKVTQGEGNDLVYSNLLADQVIAPKKDGEDGEEEQGSTSDSDDEGASLSGDSNDEANFEKGPPRGRRFEDKDEKKAHKQAVKEAKREKRKEKMPKHLKKKIVATSSRRKK; encoded by the exons ATGGATCCCGCGGCAGGACCAGCTGCTCCTCACGAGCCTCCGTACCAATACACAGCAAACCAGGGCTACCAACAAACAGAAGAAATACCCCGCGAACTCCAGACCCAGAAAGACGACGGTGCTCTTCTCGAGCAAGAAGACGACAATGACTTTGACGATATTTTCGAGGAAGATTTCGATGATAATGAGTGGTCCGCTGATGCGGGCGACTTGACCAAGTCTTATAACCGTCAGCGCAATGCCGACGGCGCCGCTGCTCCTCGCTCGAACCAGCAGAAACCTACTGCGAATACCTTTGCCAGCGTCGACGATCAAGTATCCGCCCTCTCTAAACACGCCGCTAAGCTTCGTCTTGACACTGTCAAGCaagatgttgagaaggacaaggacaaggccgaCCGCGCCACTAGCGAACAAGTCCTCGACCAGCGCACCCGCATGATTCTCCTGCAGATGATCAACCGTGGCTTCGTTAGCGAAGTCCACGGTGCTATCAGTACCGGTAAAGAAGCCAACGTCTACGGCGCCGTCCTCCACGATGATCAAACCGGCGAGGCTACCCAGAGGGCTATCAAGGTCTACAAGACCGCTattctcagcttcaaggaCAGAGAGCGTTACATCACCGGTGAGCACCGTTTCAAGGGTGGCTTTGACAAGGGAAACAACAGAAAGATGGTTAAACTTTGGGCGGAGAAGGAATTCCGCAACTTGCGAAGGATCTACACAGCTGGTATTCCCTGCCCGGAGcccatcagcctcaagcttCACGTTCTCGTCATGGGCTTCCTCGGCGACCGCAAGGGCTGGGCGTATCCTCGCCTCCGTGACGCTACTCTGACGGGTGACGATGTCGATCAGCAGTGGTATAAGCTTTACGTCCAGCTGCTTGGCATCATGCGCCGAATTTATCAGGTCTGCCGCCTTGTGCACGCCGATCTGAGCGAGTACAACATTCTCTACCACAAGGAGAAGCTCTACATCATTGATGTGTCCCAGAGTGTGGAGCCTGATCATCCTCGCTCTCTTGAGTTCCTACGTATGGATATCAAGAACGTGGGTGACTTCTTTAGGCGCAAGGGTGTTGATACGCTTGCTGACCGCGctatcttcaacttcatcactACCCCTGAGGGTCCTGTAGAGGAGCCAGAAATGGCCAAGGCGATCGAGACTCTGTATGAGACTCGCGCTGATACAAGTGAAGACCAGGCTGCTCAGATCGAGGTTGATAACGAGGTGTTCAGAAACCAATACATTCCTCAGACATTAGAACAAGTCTACgatattgagaaggatgctCAGAAGGTGACACAAGGTGAAGGTAACGACCTTGTCTACAGCAATCTACTGGCAGACCAGGTCATCGCTCCCAAGAAGGAcggtgaagatggcgaggaggaaCAAGGTTCTACATCCGACTCTGACGATGAAGGCGCATCTCTCTCAGGCGACTCAAACGATGAGGCAAACTTCGAAAAGGGTCCCCCCCGCGGCCGTCGCTTCGAggacaaggatgagaagaag GCCCATAAACAAGCCGTCAAGGAAGCTAAGcgcgagaagcgcaaggagaagatgccGAAGCACCTAAAGAAGAAAATCGTCGCCACATCGTCGCGTCGCAAGAAATAG
- a CDS encoding probable aspartic proteinase precursor, with protein MKFSTVSFLLLAGCSTGIPHEIRGDVYEVKNPFSPNAVDPEVEGVKGLQKRAIDPRGDQALAARGDVYEVKNPFSPNAVDPEVEGVKGLQDRDIKPRDVSDNDPLMARGDIYEVKNPFSPNAVDPEVEGVKGLQKRDIDPEEQEEEELGKTLRGRAIDHENDPESAHLKPRAGGEKVKMDQLTNTRYKKPHAEIALIAAYNKYHKPLPPKLKKIAQHEAALINNKLGMKGTASATPPQYYDSQYVVPVKIGTPAQQTYLNFDTGSSDLWVFSTDTYQPDQAGHILYKPDKSSTSKRLNGQTWSIKYGDGTGASGIVYTDKVQVGKTYVNKQAVESATEVSDGIAADKFSHGIMGLAMSSLNTVRPTAQKTYFQNVQDNLAVPVFTANLQKGKAGNYNFGYIDQSEYYGSIQFAKVKKDSPWWQLNIEGFRVAQGAPWHKYNYSAIVDTGTTLLLLPSYLVNFYYKKVKGAYVDQDYGVWVFPCSAKLPSFYFGFGSYRGKVPGNYINYGRLTTTVCYGGIQSSDGIGFAILGDILLKAQFVVFDLKGQRVGFANKLTVSS; from the exons ATGAAATTCAGCACGGTTtcctttctcctcctcgccggCTGTAGTACGGGTATTCCTCATGAAATCCGTGGCGATGTCTACGAGGTGAAGAATCCGTTCTCACCCAACGCCGTTGATccagaagttgaaggagtaAAGGGTCTGCAAAAAAGGGCAATAGACCCCAGGGGAGACCAAGCCCTCGCGGCACGTGGCGACGTGTACGAGGTTAAGAATCCCTTCTCACCTAATGCTGTCGACCCTGAGGTTGAAGGTGTGAAGGGTTTACAGGACCGGGACATAAAACCCAGGGATGTATCCGACAACGATCCTTTAATGGCACGCGGAGATATCTATGAGGTCAAGAATCCTTTTTCACCCAACGCTGTTGATCCGGAGGTTGAAGGAGTTAAAGGCCTGCAAAAGCGGGACATTGATCccgaggaacaagaagaggaggaactTGGCAAGACATTGCGAGGCCGAGCTATCGATCATGAGAATGATCCCGAGTCGGCTCACCTCAAGCCTAGGGCCGGTGGAGAAAAGGTCAAGATGGACCAACTCACCAACACGCGTTACAAGAAGCCTCATGCCGAGATTGCCCTCATCGCGGCATACAACAAATACCATAAGCCTTTACCCCCGAAGCTTAAGAAGATTGCTCAACATGAGGCTGCGCTCATCAACAATAAGCTTG GAATGAAGGGTACTGCTTCAGCAACACCGCCTCAGTACTACGATTCACAGTATGTAGTTCCTGTCAAGATTGGTACTCCAGCTCAACAAACATACCTGAACTTTGATACTGGCTCATCTGATCT CTGGGTGTTTTCTACAGACACATATCAACCTGACCAAGCTGGTCATATTCTCTACAAGCCAGACAAGTCATCAACTTCCAAGAGACTAAACGGTCAGACTTGGAGTATTAAATATGGCGATGGCACTGGTGCCAGTGGCATTGTCTATACCGACAAGGTCCAGGTTGGAAAGACGTATGTCAACAAGCAGGCCGTTGAGTCTGCTACTGAAGTCTCGGATGGCATCGCCGCAGACAAGTTTTCGCATGGCATCATGGGTCTGGCCATGTCAAGCCTGAACACTGTCCGACCTACAGCTCAAAAAACCTACTTCCAGAACGTGCAGGACAATCTAGCAGTTCCAGTCTTTACGGCCAATCTGcagaagggcaaggctggAAACTACAACTTTGGCTACATCGACCAGAGCGAGTACTACGGAAGTATTCAGTtcgccaaggtcaagaaggacagTCCTTGGTGGCAGCTCAACATTGAGGGTTTCCGTGTCGCTCAGGGCGCACCATGGCACAAATACAACTACTCAGCTATCGTCGATACCGGCACCACACTCCTTCTTCTGCCCAGCTACCTGGTGAACTTCTACTACAAAAAGGTTAAGGGCGCCTACGTCGACCAAGACTACGGTGTCTGGGTGTTCCCCTGCTCAGCGAAGCTCCCCAGCTTCTACTTTGGCTTCGGCAGCTACCGCGGCAAAGTCCCCGGAAACTACATCAACTACGGCCGTCTCACCACCACTGTCTGCTACGGTGGCATTCAGAGCTCCGACGGTATTGGATTCGCCATTCTGGGCGACATCCTCCTCAAGGCGCAGTTCGTCGTCTTCGACCTCAAGGGTCAGCGTGTTGGATTCGCCAACAAACTCACAGTCAGTTCATAA
- a CDS encoding related to NmrA-like family protein: protein MTPDTPLELSIENLQALNRLNDPSIPVPMTPQNILILGAGELGLSILEALTAHPKRQRYSVLLRQATLDSAAPEKKKLVQHIRALNAGFEAADVVNASVEELASIFEKYDVVVSCNGMGLPSGTQLKLSDAVLKAGVKRYFPWQFGMDYDIIGEGSSQDLFDEQLQVRKKLRAQKDVDWTIVSTGLFMSFLFLPDFGVVDLGNKIVRALGSWDNRITLTTPTDIGRVTADIVLDPRGISHQVVYTAGDTISYGELADLLDEHFDTKFKREVWDLEELKRQMEREPSTMVKYRDTFAQGRGVAWDKSGSVNEERGIEVVDVRKYLEGMDVKSDE, encoded by the coding sequence ATGACGCCCGATACGCCTCTCGAACTCTCCATCGAGAACTTGCAAGCCCTCAATCGTCTCAACGATCCATCCATACCAGTACCTATGACGCCCCAaaacatcctcatcctcggcgCCGGGGAACTAGGCCTCTCTATCCTGGAAGCCCTGACCGCGCACCCTAAGCGTCAACGATATTCCGTTCTTCTGCGTCAAGCAACCCTTGACTCTGCTGCtcctgagaagaagaaactaGTCCAGCACATTCGCGCCCTCAACGCAGGATTTGAAGCAGCTGATGTCGTCAACGCAAGCGTTGAAGAGCTAGCGTCCATCTTTGAGAAATACGACGTTGTTGTTTCGTGTAATGGCATGGGCTTACCGTCTGGAACGCAGCTCAAGCTTTCAGACGCTGTGCTTAAAGCGGGCGTTAAGAGATACTTTCCATGGCAGTTTGGGATGGACTATGATATTATCGGGGAGGGAAGTTCACAGGACTTGTTTGATGAGCAGTTACAAGTTCGGAAGAAATTGAGAGCCCAGAAGGACGTTGATTGGACGATTGTATCGACTGGGCTGTTCATGAGCTTCCTGTTCCTCCCAGACTTTGGGGTCGTTGATCTCGGGAATAAGATCGTCAGAGCACTCGGAAGCTGGGACAACAGAATCACCCTGACAACACCAACTGACATCGGGCGCGTCACAGCAGATATAGTCCTCGATCCACGGGGTATATCGCATCAGGTCGTGTACACAGCGGGAGATACTATATCCTACGGCGAACTGGCAGATCTACTAGATGAGCATTTTGACACAAAGTTCAAGCGCGAGGTGTGGGATCtggaggagttgaagaggcAGATGGAGAGGGAGCCGAGCACGATGGTCAAGTATAGGGATACGTTTGCGCAGGGCCGTGGGGTTGCGTGGGATAAGAGTGGGAGTGTTAATGAGGAGAGGGGGATTGAGGTGGTTGATGTGAGGAAGTATCTTGAGGGAATGGATGTCAAGTCAGATGAGTGA
- a CDS encoding related to thioredoxin reductase, with amino-acid sequence MSSKLYDVLIIGGGPGGLAMASALARQVYTALILDSGVYRNAPTKHMHNVLGFDHVEPSVFRNKAREDLEKRYESIEFKSTTIATVRKTDAGVFEAVDQDGNVYQGKKLGLGTGVKDLVEEQPKGYAECWGKGIFHCLYCHGFEERGADSVGVFAGGMVSSADMLAHVTPMAKRLSQSVTIYTNGDTSLPSTIKTKVHSSKVHYDARKIASFALINGGPAVKITFDDGSSKTEGFVVSHPNVAQAAPFAEQMGLEKTVTGEIEVSVPMNETSVKGCFAFGDAATVMRSALQAMHMGGFAAVGMAMQLQHELDEKDEL; translated from the exons ATGTCATCCAAGCTCTACGacgtcctcatcatcggcggcgGCCCAGGTGGTCTTGCTATGGCATCCGCCCTCGCTCGCCAAGTCTACACAGCGCTCATCCTCGACTCAGGCGTATATCGCAACGCACCTACAAAACACATGCACAACGTTCTCGGCTTCGATCACGTTGAACCATCTGTTTTCCGCAACAAAGCCcgtgaagatcttgagaagcGATATGAAAGCATCGAGTTCAAGTCCACAACCATCGCAACCGTTCGCAAAACAGATGCGGGTGTGTTTGAAGCGGTTGATCAAGATGGCAATGTCTATCAGGGAAAGAAACTCGGCTTAGGTACTGGGGTGAAGGATCTTGTGGAGGAGCAGCCCAAGGGTTATGCTGAATGCTGGGGAAAGGGAAT TTTCCATTGTCTTTACTGCCATGGCTTTGAGGAGCGAGGAGCAGATAGTGTGGGCGTCTTTGCAGGTGGCATGGTCTCCAGCGCCGACATGCTCGCCCACGTAACTCCCATGGCCAAGCGCCTCTCCCAGTCCGTAACAATCTACACCAACGGCGATACCTCTCTCCCCTCAACCATAAAGACAAAAGTGCACAGTAGCAAAGTGCACTACGACGCCCGAAAAATCGCATCCTTCGCTCTCATCAACGGTGGCCCTGCTGTTAAAATCACATTTGACGACGGCTCCTCCAAGACCGAAGGCTTCGTAGTAAGTCATCCTAATGTTGCACAAGCAGCACCGTTTGCGGAACAGATGGGACTGGAGAAGACGGTAACGGGTGAGATTGAGGTTAGTGTGCCGATGAACGAGACTAGTGTGAAAGGCTGTTTTGCATTTGGCGATGCTGCGACGGTCATGAGGAGTGCTTTACAGGCGATGCATATGGGCGGTTTTGCAGCTGTTGGGATGGCGATGCAATTGCAGCATGAgttggatgagaaggatgagctgTGA
- a CDS encoding probable prolidase (Xaa-Pro dipeptidase) — MVAEDYEAVLKGKYPGKDHAKRVVDLIRKDVPYANGILYLESQVTRMMEDSDEPEPFRQRRYFYYLTGCNLPDCAFVYDIQSAKSTLFIPPINPDDVIWSGLPVSIDEALAQYDVDEVKLTTELNATLAHLGSENPKSSAFAIANQVSDHVSFIGFDNKNFNVLKTAIETSRVVKDEFEIAMLRKANYISGIGHRAAFARAKTAKNEQEFEAAFKERCYSYGIKKMSYDPIAAAGRAAATLHYVPNNAPLEGKLNLLLDAGGEWNNYAADITRTFPLSGKFSKESRHIYETVLKMQKECISVLKEGVVWDDVHLLAHKIAIDGLLEAGVLKGDKDEILKARTSAAFLPHGLGHYLGMDTHDTGGNPNFGDKDKLFRYLRVRGTLPSGSVVTVEPGIYFCKFIIDPYLEDPVHSKFIDKDVLDKYWDVGGVRIEDNILITKTGSENLTDVPREADEMEALVSAS, encoded by the exons ATGGTCGCTGAAGACTACGAGGCTGTCCTCAAGGGCAAATACCCAGGCAAAGACCATGCCAAACGAGTCGTGGACCTCATCCGAAAGGATGTGCCCTATGCCAATGGCATTCTATACCTCGAGAGTCAAGTCACTCGAATGATGGAAGATAGCGACGAGCCCGAGCCCTTCCG TCAGCGCCGATACTTCTACTACCTCACCGGGTGCAACCTCCCCGATTGCGCTTTCGTCTACGACATCCAATCCGCGAAATCCACACTCTTCATCCCTCCCATCAACCCCGACGATGTCATCTGGTCCGGTCTCCCCGTCAGCATCGACGAGGCCCTCGCGCAATACGATGTCGACGAAGTCAAACTCACCACTGAGCTCAACGCTACTCTCGCACACCTCGGATCCGAGAACCCCAAGTCCTCCGCCTTTGCCATCGCGAACCAAGTCTCCGACCATGTCTCCTTCATTGGCTTCGACAACAAAAACTTTAATGTGTTGAAGACCGCTATCGAGACCTCGCGAGTGGTCAAGGACGAGTTCGAGATCGCTATGCTTCGAAAGGCGAACTATATCTCTGGCATTGGACATCGCGCTGCATTTGCGAGGGCCAAGACTGCCAAGAATGAGCAGGAGTTTGAGGCGGCGTTCAAGGAAAGATGCTATTCTTATGGTATCAAGAAGATGTCGTATGATcctattgctgctgctggaagaGCTGCTGCTACGCTTCACTACGTCCCAAACAATGCGCCTCTGGAGGGCAAGCTCAACCTGTTGCTGGATGCTGGCGGTGAGTGGAACAACTACGCTGCCGATATT ACACGAACGTTCCCTCTCTCGGGCAAGTTCTCCAAGGAGTCTCGCCACATCTACGAGACGGTCCTTAAGATGCAAAAGGAGTGTATTTCCGTTCTCAAGGAGGGTGTTGTCTGGGACGATGTTCACCTGCTCGCCCACAAGATCGCCATCGACGGCCTCCTCGAAGCTGGCGTTCTCAAGGGCGACAAggatgagatcctcaaggctCGCACAAGCGCTGCTTTCCTCCCCCACGGTCTGGGTCACTATCTTGGCATGGACACCCACGACACCGGCGGTAACCCCAACTTTGGCGACAAGGACAAACTGTTCCGCTACCTACGCGTGCGGGGCACTCTCCCCAGCGGCAGCGTTGTCACTGTCGAGCCTGGT ATTTACTTCTGCAAGTTCATTATCGATCCTTACCTCGAGGACCCCGTGCACAGCAAATTCATCGACAAGGACGTTCTGGACAAGTACTGGGATGTCGGTGGAGTTCG CATCGAGGAtaacatcctcatcaccaagactggCTCTGAGAACCTGACTGATGTGCCAAGggaagctgatgagatggaggccCTTGTTTCTGCAAGTTAG
- a CDS encoding related to serine-type carboxypeptidase Z precursor, translating to MRLSKSFGLAFVSLVAAQEWVAAPKGLEVVSSKLFNGAEISYKKTSVCETTEGVNAYSGYVSLPKSLLPDFQHWDEKQRAHLFFWYFEARNNPSTAPTSIYIGGGPGSSSFDNTNGFPCSVNADSNSTTLNDISWNKHVNMLYIDQPLGTGFSYVDLVNGTFDTLTQTFTPVKGGKVPTTNGTFLQATFDSGELETVPKTTMSGARTMWAFAQVWFNEFPEWQTKNDEISLWTSSYGGFYGPNYFAYFQDQNTLISESKPTFANATILNLATLGLQEPGIDARAMAKGYAHYGHHNNYGLQFFDDKTYKGMLEKIEEPETGCYALTDKCRALVAEGDPERFGNNETVNEACLAATNLCFFGIQGTYQATSDRSPFDITHSNITLFPKPYIENFFNQPWVQRDLGVPLNFTTGVNNIGKVWLGQTGDIMIGSLHAVERVIERGVNVALIYADRDYRCPWYGGENISLSLNFPSASEFRSAGYTPIKTNCSYTAGFVREHGNVSFSRIFESGHGVAGYQPEALSVIFNRVMSRRDLATGEVDLRKHVGYKTKGRKSVRDVRNKVPESPVNTCFVRDAPLSCTDEQLMALAVGEAKVKDWVVVEPKGKKPKAMKVERKGRYV from the exons ATGAGGCTTTCGAAGAGTTTCGGTTTGGCGTTTGTGTCGTTGGTGGCGGCTCAAGAATGGGTGGCTGCGCCAAAGGGTCTGGAAGTCGTGTCGTCCAAGTTGTTCAATGGCGCCGAGATTTCGTACAAGAAG ACTTCTGTTTGCGAGACTACCGAGGGTGTCAATGCTTACAGCGGCTATGTATCACTTCCAAAGAGTCTACTGCCTGACTTTCAGCATTGGGATGAGAAGCAGAGAgcccatctcttcttctggtacTTCG AGGCTCGAAACAACCCATCCACAGCCCCAACATCAATCTACATAGGCGGCGGTCCTGGCTCATCCTCCTTCGACAACACAAACGGCTTCCCCTGCTCCGTAAACGCCGACTCCAACTCAACGACCCTGAATGACATATCATGGAACAAGCACGTCAACATGCTGTACATTGACCAGCCTCTGGGAACGGGATTTTCGTACGTTGATCTAGTGAATGGGACATTCGACACCCTCACGCAGACGTTTACACCAGTGAAGGGGGGAAAGGTGCCCACGACGAATGGGACGTTTTTGCAAGCTACTTTTGACTCGGGGGAGTTGGAGACTGtgccgaagacgacgatgagcgGTGCTAGGACGATGTGGGCTTTTGCGCAGGTTTGGTTCAATGA GTTTCCGGAGTGGCAGACCAAGAATGATGAGATATCCCTTTGGACATCATCT TACGGCGGCTTCTACGGCCCCAACTACTTCGCCTATTTCCAGGACCAAAACACCCTCATCTCCGAGTCCAAACCGACCTTTGCAAACGCTACGATTCTTAACCTGGCAACTCTAGGTCTTCAAGAACCTGGCATTGACGCACGTGCTATGGCGAAGGGGTATGCTCATTATGGTCACCATAATAACTACGGTCTTCAGTTCTTTGACGATAAGACGTACAAGGGTATGCTAGAGAAGATTGAGGAACCGGAGACGGGCTGTTATGCGTTGACAGATAAGTGTCGCGCTCTCGTGGCAGAGGGCGATCCTGAGAGATTTGGGAATAACGAGACTGTGAATGAAGCTTGTCTTGCAGCGACGAACCTGTGCTTCTTTGGGATTCAGGGGACTTATCAGGCTACCTCTGAT CGATCGCCTTTTGACATCACGCACTCCAACATCACGCTCTTCCCAAAGCCTTACATtgagaacttcttcaaccagCCTTGGGTCCAACGCGATCTCGGTGTTCCGCTTAACTTTACCACGGGAGTCAACAATATTGGTAAAGTGTGGTTGGGACAGACGGGTGATATCATGATTGGGAGTCTTCATGCTGTGGAGAGGGTTATTGAGCGGGGTGTTAACGTTGCGTTGATATACGCTGACCGCGACTATCGCTGTCCTT GGTACGGCGGTGAAAACATCAGTCTTTCACTAAATTTCCCCTCTGCTTCTGAGTTCCGCTCCGCTGGATACACCCCCATCAAGACGAACTGTTCCTACACAGCTGGTTTCGTCCGCGAGCACGGTAACGTATCATTCTCACGGATTTTTGAGTCAGGACACGGTGTAGCAGGTTATCAACCCGAGGCGCTGTCCGTGATCTTCAACAGAGTCATGTCGCGGAGGGACTTGGCGACTGGGGAGGTTGATTTGAGGAAGCATGTGGGGTACAAGACCAAGGGACGCAAGAGTGTGAGGGATGTGAGGAACAAGGTTCCTGAGTCGCCGGTGAATACGTGCTTTGTTAGAGATGCGCCGCTGAGCTGTACGGATGAGCAGTTAATGGCGTTGGCGGTCGGTGAGGCCAAGGTGAAGGAttgggttgttgttgagccGAAGGGGAAGAAGCCGAAGGCCATGAAGGTTGAGAGGAAGGGACGCTACGTTTGA